The following proteins are co-located in the Sphingomonas morindae genome:
- the traU gene encoding conjugal transfer pilus assembly protein TraU — translation MIGALSLILALATFAERAEAAPTCNGKFVNPVTDVCWSCLFPLSVGGLKIWPSSRPDPGNPASPICACADPLPRIGISVGFWEPARLADVTMKPWCFPNLGGIRIAPGFDIGQGYLAGPSMVGGRSQSTAKWHVHWYVYPLLYWMEILTDFVCFEQASFDIAYITEIDPLWQDDSLAALINPEAIVFANPIAQAACAGDCIAGTVNLPLDPLFWCAGCQGSMYPLNGNIPSSIGHVQSSRLAISRFAYKMHREALAWGTMGSKGLCGKYLMPIMRKQQYRFQMVNPIPTVSGRFACSAIGASTMPPDAGRAYPAGGEDMGYLVWRKRNCCVL, via the coding sequence ATGATTGGCGCGCTGTCGCTCATCCTCGCATTGGCGACGTTCGCTGAGCGCGCCGAGGCCGCTCCGACATGCAACGGGAAGTTCGTCAACCCGGTGACCGACGTCTGTTGGTCGTGTCTCTTCCCATTGTCCGTCGGAGGCTTGAAGATCTGGCCGAGCAGCCGGCCGGACCCCGGAAATCCGGCCTCACCGATCTGCGCCTGTGCTGATCCGCTACCGCGCATCGGCATCTCCGTTGGGTTCTGGGAACCCGCCCGCCTCGCCGACGTCACGATGAAGCCCTGGTGCTTCCCTAACCTGGGCGGCATCCGGATCGCGCCGGGTTTCGACATAGGGCAAGGTTATCTGGCTGGCCCCTCCATGGTGGGAGGAAGATCGCAGAGCACGGCGAAGTGGCATGTCCACTGGTACGTCTATCCGCTGCTCTATTGGATGGAGATCCTGACGGACTTCGTGTGCTTCGAGCAGGCGTCGTTCGATATCGCCTACATCACCGAGATCGATCCGCTTTGGCAGGACGACTCCCTGGCGGCTCTCATTAATCCAGAGGCGATCGTTTTCGCAAATCCGATCGCGCAGGCCGCGTGTGCGGGCGACTGCATTGCCGGCACCGTCAACCTGCCGCTCGATCCGTTGTTCTGGTGCGCGGGCTGCCAAGGCTCGATGTACCCGCTGAACGGCAACATCCCGTCCTCGATCGGACATGTTCAGTCTTCGCGGCTCGCAATCTCGCGATTTGCCTACAAGATGCACCGCGAGGCGCTGGCCTGGGGCACGATGGGCTCCAAGGGGCTCTGCGGGAAGTACCTCATGCCGATCATGAGGAAGCAGCAATATCGCTTCCAGATGGTCAATCCGATCCCGACCGTGAGCGGACGCTTCGCCTGCTCGGCGATCGGCGCTTCGACGATGCCGCCCGACGCGGGCCGCGCCTATCCCGCCGGTGGTGAGGACATGGGCTACCTGGTCTGGCGCAAGCGCAACTGCTGCGTGCTCTAG
- a CDS encoding TraV family lipoprotein → MDSPSQRRPLLFGSSALVVLALLSGCTTFGGNVKGSFSCAAPDGICAPSSSIDDRALAMIAGEAGASEMPVAVPARRSSSRTTRTASTGQVVPAAPLDARRTQERVLRIVFQPYIDERGRLHEASAVHAVVQLGEWQQQALADTTSIPERNSQASVARPESLADAVERADLATIQTGGVDPNLPDPAAVAAARARRADPVKAIQDDVAARLAPKAGRTPAQSAMGVTKRRAETKSVESAVPPAQAGEPKPPASASVERPAPETKATPRLPTPTTAAAEALTRVKASPEFPAKAAQAESDARAAGQTGPVPQSNSKVQSTVRAPGFPAIVPEEN, encoded by the coding sequence ATGGACTCCCCCTCGCAACGGCGGCCACTGCTGTTTGGCTCGTCTGCACTTGTCGTGCTGGCTTTGCTCAGCGGCTGCACGACCTTTGGCGGCAATGTAAAGGGGAGCTTCTCCTGCGCGGCGCCCGACGGGATATGCGCGCCGTCTTCGTCGATCGACGATAGAGCCCTCGCGATGATCGCCGGGGAGGCAGGGGCGTCAGAGATGCCGGTGGCCGTGCCGGCGCGTCGTTCCTCGTCCCGGACCACGCGCACCGCCTCGACGGGCCAGGTCGTTCCGGCCGCACCGCTCGATGCGCGCCGCACTCAGGAGCGCGTGCTCCGGATCGTCTTTCAGCCCTATATCGATGAACGCGGTCGGCTCCACGAGGCGAGCGCGGTACATGCCGTCGTACAACTCGGCGAATGGCAGCAACAGGCGCTCGCCGATACGACGTCGATCCCCGAGCGCAATTCGCAGGCTTCCGTCGCTCGACCGGAATCGCTGGCCGATGCTGTCGAACGCGCTGACCTTGCGACGATCCAGACCGGAGGTGTCGATCCCAATCTCCCCGATCCTGCGGCTGTTGCCGCGGCGCGTGCTCGGCGCGCCGATCCCGTCAAGGCGATCCAGGACGACGTTGCGGCCCGCCTAGCCCCCAAGGCGGGCCGCACACCAGCTCAGTCGGCTATGGGAGTGACGAAGAGACGGGCGGAGACCAAGAGCGTGGAGAGCGCGGTTCCGCCTGCGCAGGCGGGTGAGCCGAAGCCTCCGGCCAGCGCCTCCGTCGAACGGCCGGCTCCAGAGACCAAGGCCACACCGAGGCTGCCCACTCCCACGACTGCCGCTGCGGAGGCGCTCACCCGGGTCAAGGCATCACCTGAGTTCCCAGCGAAAGCTGCCCAGGCGGAAAGCGACGCTCGAGCGGCGGGCCAGACGGGTCCGGTGCCGCAGAGCAACTCCAAGGTGCAGTCGACGGTCAGGGCCCCTGGGTTCCCGGCCATCGTCCCCGAGGAGAACTGA
- a CDS encoding DsbC family protein: MFATNRLRALRALARPAPAIAAVGALCIAGIALAADVAGKDETKVAALLKTRLPKTPLTKVDCEKIEGLCEVTAGANLFYVNHGARYLIIGRVYDMETRQDLTAARLLEINPDMLVGGAAKANAAAPDGSEESETTTPISGSRKVTSPARPVALNLSGLPPEGAIIWGNRAAKQSITIFTDFRCGYCRALTNVLRGMDVKVVERPISVLGSRDVADRVYCSKNQEQALHAAYAGEPFKAPAACDTKGLDANEQFAREHGLNATPIIVRGDGAVLEGYRPKEFLEAWLRGGQS, translated from the coding sequence ATGTTCGCAACTAATCGTTTGCGTGCGCTCCGTGCGCTTGCCCGCCCCGCACCGGCCATCGCGGCCGTCGGTGCGCTTTGCATCGCGGGGATTGCGCTTGCGGCCGACGTTGCCGGCAAGGATGAGACGAAGGTCGCTGCACTGCTCAAGACGCGATTGCCGAAGACGCCGCTGACCAAGGTCGATTGCGAGAAGATCGAGGGCCTGTGCGAGGTCACCGCCGGCGCGAACCTATTCTACGTCAATCACGGAGCGCGGTATCTGATCATCGGCCGCGTCTACGACATGGAAACGCGCCAGGATCTGACCGCGGCGCGCCTGCTAGAGATCAATCCCGACATGCTCGTGGGCGGCGCGGCGAAGGCAAACGCTGCCGCTCCCGATGGCAGCGAGGAAAGCGAAACGACGACACCGATAAGCGGGTCCAGGAAAGTCACCTCGCCGGCCCGTCCCGTCGCGCTGAACCTGTCGGGCCTGCCGCCGGAGGGCGCGATCATTTGGGGCAACCGGGCCGCCAAGCAGAGCATCACGATCTTCACCGACTTTCGCTGCGGCTACTGCAGGGCGCTCACCAACGTCCTCCGCGGGATGGACGTAAAGGTAGTCGAGCGCCCGATCTCGGTGCTGGGCAGCCGGGACGTCGCCGACCGGGTCTATTGCTCCAAGAATCAGGAGCAGGCACTTCACGCGGCCTATGCCGGCGAGCCGTTCAAGGCGCCGGCGGCGTGCGACACCAAAGGTCTCGATGCCAACGAGCAGTTCGCGCGGGAGCATGGCCTAAACGCGACGCCGATTATCGTCCGCGGCGATGGCGCCGTGCTCGAGGGTTATCGGCCGAAGGAGTTTCTCGAGGCTTGGCTGCGCGGAGGCCAGTCGTGA
- the trbC gene encoding type-F conjugative transfer system pilin assembly protein TrbC, with product MRLLPLGILALLGTAGMTALLAQTVDGVDVQAVKKRSADLAAEAQAFVDQVKDRGDRFREDAATTRDAGTENMRRVAAQSLPKGPTGPVDFDEIVQGAAKNTNGKGGEAPQFIAFASLSMPDEALKQLVRDTASAGGVVVFRGFPNNSAKEFVARLSKVVDKGQLASIGIDPRLFRAFQVQAVPTYVSVSSDFDLCAGFSCTTKVPPYDRMIGNVTVEYALTTFSEGNGPGARVAAVALSNMKRTNP from the coding sequence ATGCGCCTTCTTCCTTTGGGCATCCTGGCCCTTCTTGGAACCGCTGGGATGACGGCACTGCTGGCGCAGACCGTGGACGGCGTTGACGTCCAGGCGGTCAAGAAGCGCTCGGCCGACCTTGCCGCGGAAGCTCAGGCGTTCGTCGACCAGGTGAAGGATCGCGGCGACCGGTTTCGTGAGGACGCCGCGACGACACGCGACGCCGGCACAGAAAACATGCGGCGCGTCGCGGCCCAGAGCCTGCCGAAGGGCCCGACAGGTCCGGTGGATTTCGATGAAATCGTCCAGGGTGCCGCGAAGAACACGAACGGCAAGGGTGGAGAGGCGCCGCAGTTCATCGCCTTCGCGAGCTTGTCGATGCCCGATGAGGCGCTGAAGCAGCTCGTGCGCGACACCGCCTCTGCCGGCGGTGTCGTCGTTTTTCGTGGGTTCCCGAACAACTCGGCGAAGGAGTTCGTGGCGCGGCTCAGCAAGGTGGTCGACAAGGGCCAGCTCGCGAGCATCGGCATCGATCCGCGACTCTTCCGCGCCTTCCAGGTCCAGGCCGTGCCAACCTATGTCAGCGTCTCCTCCGACTTCGATCTGTGCGCGGGTTTTTCCTGCACGACAAAGGTGCCGCCTTATGACCGGATGATCGGCAACGTGACCGTCGAATATGCGCTGACCACCTTCTCCGAGGGCAATGGCCCGGGTGCCCGCGTTGCGGCCGTGGCGCTTTCCAATATGAAGCGGACGAACCCATGA
- a CDS encoding type-F conjugative transfer system protein TrbI, with product MADQPQLDLPVPPSAPQTRAAKRRVGFGGFTRPQIVVGLIVIAAIVWGMWVTRALTQPNEDHIVSARLSALVGDYVEAQRFSGSPPDRVRAEMQAFMSSLDKELQRRSQHGQIVLVGEAVLTKNVPDITDSLKKAVFASGVPEPKRMSVEEMQRLQDLSAAQSALAAPRAPAPATPAASIDPMAGVPGVDPQMSAGSPLRSSQIPSRASGASVSTFGGPDGNGGQ from the coding sequence ATGGCTGATCAACCCCAGCTCGACCTTCCCGTCCCACCTTCCGCGCCTCAGACCCGCGCAGCAAAGCGCAGGGTTGGATTTGGCGGTTTCACGCGTCCACAGATCGTCGTTGGCCTGATAGTGATTGCGGCTATCGTCTGGGGCATGTGGGTGACCCGGGCGCTGACCCAGCCGAATGAGGATCACATCGTCTCGGCGAGGTTGTCTGCTCTGGTGGGCGATTATGTCGAGGCGCAGCGCTTTTCGGGGTCACCGCCTGATCGCGTCCGTGCAGAGATGCAGGCGTTCATGTCGTCGCTCGACAAGGAGCTGCAGCGCCGAAGCCAGCATGGACAGATCGTCCTGGTCGGTGAAGCGGTCCTCACGAAGAATGTCCCGGACATCACCGACAGCCTGAAGAAGGCTGTTTTCGCCTCGGGCGTGCCCGAACCCAAGCGGATGTCCGTCGAGGAGATGCAGCGCCTGCAGGACCTATCGGCCGCGCAGTCCGCGCTTGCGGCCCCTCGGGCTCCGGCGCCCGCGACGCCGGCCGCATCTATTGACCCCATGGCGGGCGTGCCGGGGGTGGACCCGCAGATGTCTGCCGGGTCGCCTTTACGGTCTTCGCAGATTCCGTCGCGGGCATCAGGCGCATCGGTTTCGACCTTTGGAGGCCCCGATGGCAACGGCGGCCAATAA
- the traW gene encoding type-F conjugative transfer system protein TraW, with the protein MKRVLAGAAVAAVLVIAVVVAIPVRTEARDYGQTGQAFPVIEPDLLATIETRLKRAEQSGELARTNEMFAKRAEAKVRRPTPVAGISPAKEARTWDFDPTVQVEHDIRDQKGNLIAAAGQRINPLDFVAIRQALVFVDGDNAEQIAWAMSRYTDLNAKIIFVKGSPIEAMTSRKRRFYFDQEGKLTSKFGIEHTPAVVRQTGRVMRVSEEVAAKGRAG; encoded by the coding sequence ATGAAGAGGGTCCTTGCCGGCGCAGCTGTCGCTGCGGTCCTCGTGATCGCTGTCGTCGTGGCCATCCCGGTTCGCACCGAGGCGCGCGACTATGGGCAGACGGGCCAGGCCTTCCCGGTGATCGAGCCTGACTTGCTCGCGACGATCGAGACGAGGCTCAAGCGCGCGGAGCAGAGCGGCGAGCTTGCCCGCACGAACGAGATGTTCGCTAAGCGCGCTGAGGCAAAGGTACGACGCCCGACACCGGTCGCTGGGATTTCACCGGCGAAGGAGGCGCGGACCTGGGATTTCGACCCGACCGTCCAGGTCGAGCACGATATTCGCGATCAGAAAGGCAATCTGATCGCGGCGGCCGGCCAACGGATCAACCCGCTCGATTTCGTGGCGATCCGTCAGGCTCTCGTCTTCGTGGATGGAGACAATGCCGAGCAGATAGCCTGGGCGATGAGCAGGTACACAGACCTCAACGCCAAGATCATCTTCGTGAAGGGGTCGCCGATCGAGGCGATGACGAGCCGAAAGAGGCGCTTCTATTTCGATCAGGAAGGCAAGCTGACCTCCAAATTCGGGATCGAGCACACACCGGCAGTCGTCAGGCAGACGGGCCGGGTGATGCGTGTGTCGGAAGAGGTGGCGGCGAAGGGGAGGGCCGGCTGA
- the traC gene encoding type IV secretion system protein TraC, translating to MARGFLDEMLSGIFGDSKRPDAQRPDLAIPMLAHWLPYRSYDPKTGIFYNSASRGFVIEAAPLVGADERTGEILSQFLSEGIPAPGCLQIHQWMSPRIGERLSKWYLPRYSARGVYERMAKHRVDFLTDGVWESLSADAPFCLRNHRVALSYSTPETSNISVEQITSLMDGLISALQSINVAARKMDPVALIGWIDDITSPTTAAGEDAVSYNPLDPIADQAIRRDIELHIEPDRMLLRTERFRPTGKTLNGAPEIGEIYPDVFDVRSFSVRNLPTRWAPWDVARLIGDMFTDKLRMPCPVATNLCIEFPDQQASASKAGYKFMRTTSLADSKSSRFLPQLREQSQEWRHVNEEIRQGRKLVRVFFSATSFSPKGKGDSNERVLKSVYRAAGWDLLDDRYLQVMGLLCAMPMTMANGLSKDLERMKRMRTLLTTTAANLAPLQGEYLGGNIPHLLLIGRRGQPFFWSPFENSAGNHNVAVFGKSGSGKSVALQELCGSLCGAGARVVVIDDGRSFEHSAKLQGGAFVEFTMSSGFCLNPFSMIDEAQAGEDEDYLLDCMAMLKAIINQMSRHINLLDDTERGLIDGAVNQVWEAHGSRGSIDLVIEALEATGNGLAANLAIAMRPFSSGGTYGRFFQGEVSFELEAQLTVFELSDLSAREELRSVVLTAIMFMSQQMMRKLDRSIPKALLLDEAWQMLRGGAMADFIETYARTCRKYGASLVTATQSLNDYYKSAGSVAALENSDWFVILQQKPETIADFKKHDRFEMDDYTDALLRSLKRNGFEYSDIMIKGPDTLAVGRLVLDPYSATLFSSSPKTFAAIDALIAEGLSMDEAIERIAFPDNPEKWVSNLVQADEVAIAAE from the coding sequence ATGGCACGGGGCTTCCTGGACGAGATGCTGTCGGGCATCTTTGGCGACAGCAAGCGACCGGACGCGCAGCGGCCGGACCTCGCCATCCCGATGCTGGCGCATTGGCTACCCTATCGCAGCTACGACCCCAAGACCGGCATATTCTACAACAGCGCCTCGCGCGGTTTCGTCATCGAGGCCGCCCCGTTGGTCGGCGCTGACGAGCGCACCGGTGAAATCCTGTCGCAGTTTCTGTCGGAAGGCATCCCGGCACCTGGGTGCCTGCAGATCCACCAATGGATGTCGCCGCGCATCGGAGAGCGCCTGTCCAAATGGTACCTCCCCCGATATTCCGCGCGTGGCGTCTACGAGCGCATGGCCAAACATCGGGTCGACTTCCTGACCGATGGCGTCTGGGAATCGCTGTCGGCCGACGCGCCCTTTTGTCTTCGCAATCACAGGGTCGCGCTCTCCTATTCGACGCCGGAAACGTCCAACATCTCGGTCGAGCAGATCACGTCCCTGATGGATGGGCTGATCTCGGCGCTTCAGTCGATCAACGTCGCGGCTCGTAAAATGGACCCGGTCGCGCTCATCGGATGGATCGACGACATAACCTCTCCGACTACGGCCGCCGGCGAAGATGCGGTCAGCTACAATCCACTCGACCCCATCGCCGACCAGGCGATCCGCCGGGATATCGAGCTTCATATTGAGCCTGACCGGATGCTCCTGCGGACGGAGCGCTTCCGCCCCACGGGCAAGACGCTGAATGGTGCGCCGGAGATCGGTGAGATCTACCCAGACGTGTTCGACGTGCGCTCCTTTTCGGTGCGCAACCTGCCAACGCGTTGGGCGCCCTGGGATGTGGCGCGGCTGATCGGCGACATGTTCACCGACAAGTTGCGCATGCCGTGTCCGGTTGCGACGAACCTCTGCATTGAATTCCCTGACCAGCAAGCCTCGGCGAGCAAGGCCGGCTACAAGTTCATGCGAACGACAAGCCTGGCCGATTCAAAGTCGTCCCGCTTCCTGCCGCAGCTTCGCGAGCAGTCCCAGGAATGGCGACACGTCAACGAAGAGATCCGTCAGGGTCGCAAGCTCGTGCGAGTGTTCTTCAGTGCTACGTCCTTCTCGCCGAAGGGAAAGGGTGACAGCAACGAGCGCGTGCTCAAATCAGTATATCGGGCCGCCGGCTGGGATCTACTAGACGACCGCTACCTCCAGGTCATGGGACTGCTGTGCGCAATGCCCATGACGATGGCCAATGGGCTGTCAAAGGACCTCGAGCGCATGAAGCGGATGCGCACGCTCCTCACGACGACAGCCGCGAACCTCGCCCCGTTGCAGGGCGAGTATCTCGGGGGGAACATTCCCCATCTGCTGCTGATCGGACGCCGCGGCCAGCCCTTCTTCTGGAGCCCGTTCGAGAACAGCGCTGGCAACCACAATGTGGCGGTGTTCGGCAAGTCGGGCTCGGGCAAGTCGGTCGCGCTGCAGGAGCTTTGCGGTTCGCTGTGCGGGGCCGGCGCGCGCGTCGTTGTGATCGACGACGGCCGTTCCTTCGAGCATTCCGCCAAGCTGCAAGGCGGAGCCTTTGTCGAGTTCACGATGAGCTCGGGCTTCTGCCTCAACCCCTTCTCGATGATCGACGAGGCGCAGGCCGGCGAAGACGAGGATTATCTCCTCGACTGCATGGCGATGCTGAAGGCGATCATCAATCAGATGTCGCGCCACATCAACTTGCTGGACGATACGGAGCGGGGCCTGATCGACGGCGCCGTGAACCAGGTCTGGGAGGCACATGGCAGCCGGGGTTCGATAGACCTCGTCATAGAGGCGCTCGAGGCAACGGGAAATGGTCTCGCGGCTAACCTCGCCATTGCGATGCGACCCTTCTCCTCTGGGGGCACCTATGGCCGATTCTTCCAGGGCGAGGTGTCGTTCGAGCTGGAAGCGCAGCTCACCGTTTTCGAGCTGTCGGACCTTTCCGCACGCGAGGAGTTGCGCAGCGTCGTGCTGACGGCGATCATGTTCATGTCGCAGCAGATGATGCGCAAGCTGGATCGCTCGATCCCGAAGGCGCTCCTTCTCGACGAAGCGTGGCAGATGCTGCGCGGCGGCGCGATGGCTGACTTCATCGAGACCTATGCTCGCACCTGCCGGAAATACGGCGCCTCGCTGGTGACGGCGACCCAATCGCTCAACGACTATTACAAGTCAGCGGGATCGGTCGCGGCGCTCGAAAACTCCGACTGGTTCGTCATCCTTCAGCAGAAGCCGGAGACGATCGCGGACTTCAAAAAGCACGATCGCTTCGAGATGGATGATTATACGGATGCTCTCCTGCGCTCGCTCAAGCGCAACGGTTTCGAATATTCCGACATCATGATCAAAGGGCCGGACACCCTCGCGGTGGGGCGCCTGGTCCTCGATCCCTACTCGGCAACGCTCTTCTCCTCGAGCCCGAAAACGTTCGCCGCGATCGACGCGCTGATCGCCGAGGGCTTGAGCATGGATGAGGCGATCGAACGGATCGCGTTCCCGGATAATCCGGAAAAATGGGTGAGCAATCTCGTCCAGGCGGACGAGGTCGCGATCGCGGCGGAGTAG
- a CDS encoding TrbI/VirB10 family protein: MAWTDIFRRRREPLDGGGEEDGVSPISTDLSANESVRKKQRMLLAGVAGIGLIASSFWIFGGDDKSTGDNTSETAKVEVSTKDMVNKNLNQQEWMALSENQMQSVENQLKSVNGQQQRMDQLAQQVELLRGENQAMRADGSRVLSAYQQENEALRREVASARSAPPPAPTTGPSAMYGPNGTQAYQRPDGAGGAGRPMPMAGGAEVKLVSFQTSDTSNATKVAKGTTTFSDSINYLPPNSFASAKVIVGVDASAGVNSQTDPLPVVLRVTGPARSVYQNGRLLTTKIEGCLVNGAARGELSSEKVYVKLQKMTCPQPGGRYAVSEVKGFIAFGGKTGVRGRVVSREGSLAMQAFLAGLVSGGGNALNSAFNQPLASISADGEGGINRTPNLGSVGLRALGGGAQESGKDVSKYLIERAEQYQPIIEMPTGIDVEIVFLEGVYVRN, from the coding sequence ATGGCCTGGACAGACATCTTCCGACGTAGGCGCGAGCCTCTGGACGGCGGCGGGGAAGAGGACGGCGTCTCGCCGATCTCAACGGACCTCTCGGCAAACGAGAGCGTGCGAAAGAAGCAGAGAATGCTCCTCGCCGGCGTCGCCGGGATCGGGCTCATAGCTTCCTCCTTCTGGATCTTCGGAGGCGACGACAAGTCGACCGGCGACAACACCAGCGAGACGGCCAAGGTCGAGGTGTCGACCAAGGACATGGTCAACAAGAACCTCAATCAGCAGGAGTGGATGGCCCTCTCGGAAAACCAGATGCAGTCGGTCGAGAACCAACTGAAATCGGTGAACGGGCAGCAGCAGCGGATGGACCAGCTTGCGCAGCAGGTCGAGCTGCTCCGCGGCGAAAACCAGGCGATGCGGGCCGACGGCTCCCGCGTCTTGTCGGCCTATCAGCAGGAGAATGAGGCGTTGCGCCGCGAGGTCGCTTCTGCCCGGTCCGCGCCGCCGCCTGCCCCCACTACGGGTCCGAGCGCCATGTACGGGCCAAACGGCACCCAGGCCTATCAGCGTCCTGACGGTGCCGGTGGTGCCGGTCGCCCGATGCCGATGGCGGGCGGTGCCGAGGTCAAGCTGGTGAGCTTCCAGACGTCGGATACCAGCAATGCGACCAAGGTCGCGAAAGGCACGACCACTTTCAGCGACAGCATCAATTACCTGCCGCCGAACAGCTTCGCGAGCGCCAAGGTGATCGTGGGCGTTGACGCCAGCGCCGGCGTGAACAGCCAGACCGATCCGCTGCCGGTCGTCTTGCGCGTCACAGGCCCAGCACGCTCAGTCTATCAGAACGGCCGCCTTCTCACGACGAAGATCGAGGGCTGTCTCGTGAACGGCGCAGCGCGCGGAGAGCTGTCGAGCGAGAAGGTCTACGTCAAGCTGCAGAAGATGACGTGCCCGCAGCCGGGCGGTCGTTACGCGGTCTCCGAGGTCAAGGGCTTTATCGCCTTTGGCGGTAAGACAGGCGTGCGCGGCCGCGTGGTCAGCCGCGAGGGATCGCTCGCGATGCAAGCGTTCCTGGCCGGCTTGGTCAGCGGCGGAGGCAACGCACTCAACAGCGCCTTCAATCAGCCGCTCGCGAGTATCTCGGCCGACGGGGAGGGGGGCATCAATCGCACCCCGAATCTGGGAAGTGTCGGTCTGCGGGCCCTTGGGGGTGGCGCACAGGAATCGGGCAAGGACGTCTCGAAATATCTGATCGAGCGCGCCGAACAATACCAACCCATCATCGAGATGCCGACCGGCATCGATGTCGAAATCGTCTTCCTGGAGGGTGTTTATGTTCGCAACTAA
- a CDS encoding S26 family signal peptidase, producing the protein MATAANNVAPSPWRPRKRLWGALAAGVIGTAGLSAISAWRDDHLLLVNATDSLPNWAFVIHRRELPKRGQFVFFVPPRGNLMRRHFGAKPQLFGKIVYGVAGDVVAHQGTVVTINGKPIGRMKPRTRSGEPLTMGATGQIPRGCYYVGSPHPDGFDSRYAEIGFVCARQIVGVGEAIL; encoded by the coding sequence ATGGCAACGGCGGCCAATAATGTCGCGCCCTCGCCTTGGCGACCGCGCAAGCGGCTGTGGGGAGCGTTGGCTGCGGGCGTGATCGGTACCGCCGGCCTCAGCGCGATCAGCGCATGGCGGGACGATCATCTGTTGCTGGTCAATGCAACTGACTCGCTCCCGAACTGGGCGTTCGTCATCCACCGGCGAGAGCTCCCGAAGCGCGGGCAATTCGTCTTCTTCGTTCCCCCACGGGGCAATCTAATGCGACGCCATTTCGGGGCGAAGCCCCAGCTGTTCGGCAAGATCGTCTACGGAGTGGCCGGAGATGTCGTCGCCCATCAGGGCACGGTCGTTACGATCAACGGCAAGCCAATCGGGCGCATGAAGCCCCGCACGCGCAGCGGCGAGCCGCTGACGATGGGCGCAACCGGCCAGATACCGCGCGGCTGCTATTACGTCGGCTCGCCTCATCCCGACGGGTTCGACAGCCGATACGCCGAGATCGGATTCGTCTGCGCTCGGCAGATCGTCGGTGTCGGGGAGGCAATCCTATGA